A single region of the Pyxidicoccus trucidator genome encodes:
- a CDS encoding GAF domain-containing sensor histidine kinase, which translates to MNAASPESQDARRDRLFQALESLLALPAAELRPTLNRVSLLISELLRADKVDVFLFERSTQCLVAVGTSDTPMGRLQKAIGLDRMALANGGRAVQVYEREQPFMTGRQDEDPEELPGIKHRLGVKSSLIVPLPIGGETRGVLGVVSAQPDFFSQDDLRFLLAVAGWVGTVAHRVELARELTKLATRSARRAAAEELVTVLAHDMANHLMPLRARIELIQRRARRDDARDYLRDADGAAQSLKALSRLINDLLDLSRLDQGLFTLRPQPMDVVALAKDVASSMRGPNHDLQYRGPEELVIVADPDRLRQVLENLVANALKHSPPGLSVGLDVQTRTRAEERWVCIRVSDQGPGIPPDMLDTLFERFARGPGSTGLGLGLYLARRIATAHGGTLEVTSAPGEGTRFELTLPEAP; encoded by the coding sequence ATGAATGCTGCTTCACCCGAGAGTCAGGACGCGCGCAGGGACCGCCTGTTCCAGGCGCTGGAGAGCCTGCTCGCGCTCCCGGCGGCCGAGCTGCGGCCCACGCTGAACAGGGTCAGCCTGCTCATCTCGGAGCTGCTCCGCGCCGACAAGGTGGACGTCTTCCTCTTCGAGCGGTCCACCCAGTGCCTCGTGGCGGTCGGCACGAGCGACACCCCCATGGGGCGCCTGCAGAAGGCCATCGGGCTGGACCGGATGGCCCTGGCCAACGGCGGCCGCGCGGTGCAGGTGTACGAGCGGGAGCAGCCCTTCATGACGGGCCGTCAGGATGAGGACCCGGAGGAGCTGCCGGGCATCAAGCACCGGCTCGGAGTGAAGTCCTCCCTGATTGTGCCGCTGCCCATCGGCGGGGAGACGCGGGGCGTGCTGGGGGTGGTGTCGGCCCAGCCCGACTTCTTCAGCCAGGACGACTTGCGCTTCCTGCTGGCGGTGGCCGGCTGGGTGGGCACGGTGGCCCACCGGGTGGAGCTGGCGCGGGAGCTGACGAAGCTGGCCACGCGAAGCGCTCGCCGCGCGGCGGCCGAGGAGCTCGTCACGGTGCTCGCCCACGACATGGCCAACCATCTCATGCCCCTGCGGGCCCGCATCGAGCTCATCCAGCGGCGCGCCCGGCGCGACGACGCGCGGGACTACCTGCGCGACGCGGACGGCGCCGCCCAGTCGCTCAAGGCCCTCTCGCGCCTCATCAATGACCTGCTCGACCTGAGCCGCCTGGACCAGGGGCTCTTCACCCTGCGGCCCCAGCCGATGGACGTGGTGGCCCTGGCGAAGGACGTGGCCTCCTCCATGCGTGGCCCGAACCATGACCTTCAGTACCGGGGCCCGGAGGAGCTGGTCATCGTCGCCGACCCGGACCGCCTGCGGCAGGTGCTGGAGAACCTCGTCGCGAACGCGCTGAAGCACTCACCTCCGGGGTTGTCCGTGGGGTTGGACGTCCAGACACGGACGCGCGCCGAGGAGCGGTGGGTGTGCATCCGCGTGAGCGACCAGGGCCCGGGCATTCCTCCCGACATGCTCGACACCCTCTTCGAGCGCTTCGCTCGCGGCCCCGGCTCCACCGGGCTGGGACTGGGCCTGTACCTCGCGCGGCGGATTGCCACCGCCCACGGCGGTACCCTGGAAGTGACGTCAGCGCCGGGCGAAGGGACGCGCTTCGAGCTCACGCTGCCCGAGGCACCGTGA
- a CDS encoding 2TM domain-containing protein, protein MADTRQQQPPTRFSQEEAADIIREATTRSLSGDVERPLSREDVLAMAKEMGLSDAAVEAALASRVSKQQDQTRVRHAITALASHGLSYTIVIGGLTFMDLFGGPGWWVQWPAIGWGMGLAFHAAGTLIAIVNKDLPRGRKRDRR, encoded by the coding sequence ATGGCGGACACCCGGCAGCAGCAGCCCCCCACGCGCTTCTCCCAGGAGGAAGCGGCGGACATCATCCGCGAGGCCACCACGCGCTCGCTCTCGGGGGACGTGGAGCGGCCCCTCTCTCGCGAGGACGTGCTCGCCATGGCGAAGGAGATGGGGCTGAGTGACGCCGCGGTGGAGGCGGCGCTCGCCTCCCGCGTCAGCAAGCAGCAGGACCAGACCCGCGTCCGCCACGCCATCACCGCGCTGGCGTCGCACGGCCTCAGCTACACCATCGTCATCGGCGGGCTCACCTTCATGGACCTGTTCGGCGGCCCGGGCTGGTGGGTGCAGTGGCCCGCCATCGGCTGGGGCATGGGGCTGGCCTTCCATGCCGCGGGCACGCTCATCGCCATCGTCAACAAGGACCTGCCGCGCGGCCGGAAGCGGGACCGGCGGTAG
- a CDS encoding UDP-3-O-(3-hydroxymyristoyl) glucosamine N-acyltransferase, producing the protein MSPPAVPTGGAAHFSLASSARVLGTVHLGPGAVIAQGAVVRSQGGSVRLGSGSAVRENATVIGTPELPVTVGERAVLGQLCVVLGAEVGPLSEVGSGAILMPFVRLGARCLVGAGTVLPTGMVVPDESVVEGRPGQVLRRATAEDLERLRRLRGGGLALPGQPLTAFSARDRAEDAPMGQLYTFRDKHPLVHPTATLFSTAEVSGDVVIGPGCIVGPGVKIVGDSHAPVRIGAGVQLLGNTVLHLSPDNALVLEDGVIIGPGCVVHGCHVGAGTVVEPGAILSDGSRLGRGCLVGAGSLVKPLTSFPDGARVEGFPAVQTGTLSTPPAAPRWALRPEDLAGLRRLS; encoded by the coding sequence GTGAGCCCGCCCGCAGTGCCCACCGGGGGGGCCGCGCACTTCAGTCTGGCCAGCAGCGCCAGGGTTCTTGGAACGGTCCATCTGGGCCCCGGGGCCGTCATCGCCCAGGGCGCAGTGGTCCGCTCGCAGGGGGGCAGCGTGCGGCTGGGCTCGGGCTCGGCCGTCCGGGAGAACGCCACCGTCATCGGCACGCCCGAGCTCCCCGTCACGGTGGGAGAGCGGGCCGTGCTGGGCCAGCTGTGCGTCGTCCTGGGCGCCGAGGTGGGGCCCCTGTCCGAGGTGGGCAGCGGCGCCATCCTCATGCCCTTCGTCCGCCTGGGCGCGCGCTGCCTCGTGGGCGCGGGCACCGTCCTGCCTACCGGCATGGTGGTGCCGGACGAGTCGGTGGTGGAGGGCCGTCCTGGCCAGGTCCTCCGCCGCGCCACCGCCGAGGACCTGGAGCGGCTCCGGAGGCTGCGAGGTGGCGGCCTCGCGCTGCCCGGTCAGCCACTCACCGCCTTCTCCGCGAGAGACCGTGCCGAGGACGCCCCCATGGGACAGCTCTATACGTTTCGCGACAAGCACCCGCTGGTCCACCCGACGGCCACCCTCTTCTCCACCGCCGAGGTGTCGGGAGACGTGGTCATCGGCCCCGGCTGCATCGTCGGCCCCGGGGTGAAGATTGTCGGCGACTCGCACGCCCCGGTGCGCATTGGCGCGGGGGTGCAGCTGCTGGGCAATACGGTGTTGCACCTGTCACCGGACAACGCCCTGGTGCTGGAGGACGGCGTCATCATCGGCCCGGGCTGCGTGGTGCATGGCTGCCACGTGGGCGCGGGCACCGTGGTGGAGCCGGGCGCCATCCTCAGCGACGGGAGCCGGCTGGGCCGGGGCTGCCTGGTGGGCGCGGGCAGCCTGGTGAAGCCGCTCACCAGCTTCCCGGATGGCGCGCGGGTGGAGGGCTTCCCCGCCGTCCAGACGGGCACCCTCTCCACGCCGCCGGCCGCGCCCCGCTGGGCGCTGCGGCCGGAGGACCTGGCGGGGCTGCGGCGCCTGAGCTAG
- a CDS encoding MATE family efflux transporter, producing the protein MSDTSPAEAGSSPVVEVGGPPDGAVPGLWASLKEAVHGTRQDLTRLPVRRAIFLLSVPMVLEMVMESIFAVVDVFFVGRLGADAVATVGLTESLLTIIYAAAMGLSIGATALVSRRIGEGDPERAARTAVQAIGLGLVLAVPVAVAGVVFARPLLALMGGSPWVLEHGVRYTQVMLGGMGSVLLLFLINAIFRGAGDAAISMRVLWLANAINIVLAPLLIFGVGPFPELGVMGAAVATTFGRSCGVVYQLYRLARGNGRLRLRREHLRLEPGTMLAMLRMSGAGTAQSLVHTVSWVVLARIVATFGSAAVAGYTIALRIVLFALLPSWGLSNAATTLVGQSLGARKPERGEQAVWTAARLNAAFLGTLGLLFIIFARPLVSAFAFEPEVVSHAATALRLVSSGFLFYAFGMVVTQAFNGAGDTTTPTVLNLCCFWLLELPLAWVLSVPLGLGPSGAFVSISVAFSVLAVAAVILFRRGTWKHREV; encoded by the coding sequence ATGTCGGACACATCCCCCGCCGAGGCAGGTTCCTCGCCGGTGGTCGAGGTGGGAGGTCCGCCCGATGGCGCCGTCCCAGGGTTATGGGCGTCCTTGAAGGAGGCCGTGCACGGAACGCGGCAGGACCTCACGCGGCTGCCGGTGCGGCGGGCCATCTTCCTGCTCTCCGTGCCCATGGTGCTGGAGATGGTGATGGAGTCCATCTTCGCCGTGGTGGACGTCTTCTTCGTCGGCCGCCTGGGCGCGGACGCGGTGGCGACGGTGGGGCTGACGGAGTCGCTGCTCACCATCATCTACGCCGCCGCCATGGGCCTGAGCATCGGCGCCACGGCGCTGGTGTCCCGGCGCATCGGCGAGGGAGACCCGGAGCGCGCCGCGCGCACCGCGGTGCAGGCGATTGGCCTGGGCCTGGTGCTGGCGGTGCCGGTGGCGGTGGCGGGCGTCGTCTTCGCGCGGCCGCTGCTGGCGCTGATGGGCGGCTCGCCGTGGGTGCTGGAGCACGGCGTGCGCTACACGCAGGTGATGCTGGGCGGCATGGGCAGCGTGCTGCTGCTCTTCCTCATCAACGCCATCTTCCGGGGCGCCGGGGACGCGGCCATCTCCATGCGCGTGCTGTGGCTGGCCAACGCCATCAACATCGTCCTGGCGCCCCTGCTCATCTTCGGCGTGGGGCCCTTCCCGGAGCTGGGCGTCATGGGCGCGGCGGTGGCCACCACCTTCGGCCGCAGCTGCGGCGTGGTGTACCAGCTCTACCGGCTGGCGCGAGGCAACGGACGGCTCCGGCTGCGCCGTGAGCACCTGAGGCTGGAGCCGGGGACGATGCTGGCCATGCTGCGGATGTCGGGCGCGGGCACCGCGCAGTCGCTGGTGCACACCGTCAGCTGGGTAGTGCTGGCGCGCATCGTCGCCACCTTCGGCAGCGCGGCCGTCGCGGGCTATACGATTGCATTGCGCATCGTCCTCTTCGCGCTGCTGCCCTCGTGGGGACTGAGCAACGCGGCCACCACGCTGGTGGGGCAGAGCCTGGGCGCGCGGAAGCCGGAGCGCGGCGAGCAGGCCGTGTGGACCGCGGCCCGCCTCAACGCCGCCTTCCTGGGCACGCTGGGGTTGCTCTTCATCATCTTCGCCAGACCGCTGGTGTCGGCCTTCGCGTTCGAGCCCGAGGTGGTCTCCCACGCGGCCACCGCCCTGCGCCTCGTCAGCTCCGGCTTCCTCTTCTACGCGTTCGGCATGGTGGTGACGCAGGCCTTCAACGGCGCGGGTGACACCACCACGCCCACCGTGCTCAACCTCTGCTGCTTCTGGCTGCTGGAGCTGCCCCTGGCGTGGGTGCTCTCCGTGCCGCTGGGGTTGGGGCCCTCGGGAGCGTTCGTCTCCATCTCCGTCGCCTTCTCCGTGCTGGCGGTGGCCGCCGTCATCCTCTTCCGGCGCGGCACCTGGAAGCACCGCGAGGTCTAA
- a CDS encoding PPC domain-containing protein, producing the protein MSHRLSSCVLACAVLLAACDSTVEVADDAVACAGAPCTAGACFSNGGQPACRCGAWEEAAKVTCAVAAFEEPDDHGGSPGEATVLTLPMARSTGSIERGRRDDMRDRDLFAFTSAARHAYAFRCGQGTLPDCKLRLLDSSGKGVSFLLQAEGRISVVLALLDAGTWYVEVAGGAEVGTYTYELLDLGPDDHGDTREQATVLQSSSGPFPVRHSLSSDRDVFTFRVVPDHGYRFSCEHVGALFQELRLTTAGGTLVDSLESPDTHRAGVGGRAQMASDWYVELRATASLGSSTSSCRLEDLGADEHSDVQVGATPVTPGVAVPVTLQWTGDVDMLSFTGEPGHLYTVRTEPSGPWDLKVLDASGVVLRDATTDTVSFTPSVPGTYFLQVQGGLPWQPRFLLAVMDLRLDDEM; encoded by the coding sequence ATGTCCCACCGGCTCTCCTCCTGCGTCCTGGCCTGCGCGGTGCTGCTGGCCGCCTGTGATTCCACGGTGGAGGTGGCGGACGACGCCGTCGCCTGCGCCGGGGCCCCGTGCACCGCGGGCGCGTGCTTCTCCAACGGAGGGCAGCCCGCGTGCCGCTGCGGCGCCTGGGAGGAGGCCGCGAAGGTGACTTGCGCGGTCGCCGCCTTCGAGGAGCCGGACGACCACGGCGGCTCGCCCGGGGAGGCCACCGTCCTGACGCTCCCCATGGCCCGGAGCACGGGCAGCATCGAGCGGGGCCGGCGTGACGACATGCGGGACAGGGACCTCTTCGCCTTCACCTCCGCGGCGCGCCACGCGTATGCCTTCCGCTGCGGCCAGGGGACGCTGCCCGACTGCAAGCTCCGCCTGCTGGACTCCTCCGGCAAAGGGGTGTCTTTCCTCCTGCAGGCGGAGGGGCGAATCTCGGTGGTCCTGGCCCTGTTGGACGCCGGCACCTGGTACGTGGAGGTGGCTGGCGGGGCGGAGGTTGGGACGTACACCTACGAGCTGCTGGACCTGGGCCCGGACGACCACGGCGACACGCGGGAGCAGGCCACCGTGCTCCAGTCCTCCAGCGGGCCCTTCCCGGTGCGGCACAGCCTCTCGTCGGACCGGGACGTCTTCACCTTCCGCGTCGTTCCGGACCATGGCTACCGCTTCAGCTGTGAGCACGTGGGCGCCCTGTTCCAGGAGCTGCGGCTGACGACGGCCGGTGGCACGCTGGTGGATTCCCTCGAGTCGCCCGACACGCACCGCGCCGGAGTGGGAGGGCGGGCGCAGATGGCGTCGGACTGGTACGTGGAGCTGCGCGCGACGGCGTCTCTCGGCTCCTCGACGTCCTCCTGCCGCCTCGAGGACCTGGGCGCCGACGAGCACTCGGACGTGCAGGTCGGCGCCACCCCCGTCACCCCGGGCGTCGCGGTCCCCGTCACCCTCCAGTGGACGGGGGACGTGGACATGCTGTCCTTCACCGGGGAGCCCGGTCACCTCTACACGGTGCGCACGGAGCCCTCCGGGCCGTGGGACCTGAAGGTGCTGGACGCCTCCGGGGTCGTGCTGCGGGACGCCACCACGGACACGGTGAGCTTCACGCCGAGCGTGCCGGGGACCTACTTCCTCCAGGTCCAGGGCGGGCTGCCCTGGCAGCCGCGCTTCCTCCTCGCGGTGATGGACCTGAGGCTGGACGACGAGATGTGA
- a CDS encoding metal-dependent hydrolase family protein, protein MRRALLLGSLLLSFSATAAEAPKSSAAKEAPKSYVLKAARLFDAKTGRLVTPGVVVVQGGKVAAVGQGASVPAGARVVELGDATLLPGFMDAHTHLTGEPGDDWRQDVIDDLQRTIPEQTLESLPKVRATLMAGFTTVRNLGAPDFIDVGLRNSIRRGTVVGPRILAATVGLGSTGGHCDGGNSFRKGTFVEESTRGVADGPEALRAKVRENLKFGADLIKVCATGGVLSLNSDVDSPQLTQAELDAIVDEAHARKRKVAAHAHGAEGAKRAIRAGVDSIEHGSMLDDEALDLMTRKGTWYVPTAMAFQGVKERADQGKMPEENIRKVRAVDEARKQALRKAIAKGVRIAFGTDAGVFAHGRNAGEFALMVEAGLPAAEALRAATVNAAELLGVSATLGTLEPGKLADVVAVPGNPLQDIRKTEAVFFVMKEGVIHRHDTATVAPNAAR, encoded by the coding sequence ATGCGACGAGCGCTCCTGCTGGGTTCCCTGCTCCTGTCCTTCTCCGCCACGGCGGCGGAGGCTCCCAAGTCCTCCGCGGCGAAGGAGGCTCCCAAGTCCTACGTCCTCAAGGCCGCGCGCCTGTTCGACGCGAAGACGGGGCGGCTCGTCACGCCGGGCGTGGTGGTGGTGCAGGGCGGGAAGGTGGCGGCGGTGGGGCAGGGGGCGAGCGTGCCCGCCGGGGCCCGGGTGGTGGAGCTGGGTGACGCCACGCTGCTGCCGGGCTTCATGGATGCGCACACGCACCTGACGGGCGAGCCCGGCGACGACTGGCGCCAGGACGTCATCGACGACCTGCAGCGCACCATTCCCGAGCAGACGCTGGAGTCGCTGCCGAAGGTGCGCGCCACGCTGATGGCGGGCTTCACCACGGTGCGCAACCTGGGAGCGCCGGACTTCATCGACGTGGGGCTGCGCAACTCCATCCGCCGGGGCACGGTGGTGGGGCCGCGCATCCTCGCGGCCACGGTGGGGTTGGGCAGCACGGGCGGGCACTGTGACGGGGGCAACTCCTTCCGCAAGGGGACGTTCGTGGAGGAGTCCACGCGCGGCGTGGCGGACGGCCCGGAGGCGCTGCGCGCCAAGGTGCGGGAGAACCTCAAGTTTGGCGCGGACCTCATCAAGGTGTGCGCCACGGGCGGGGTGCTGAGCCTGAACTCGGACGTGGACTCGCCGCAGCTCACGCAGGCGGAGCTGGACGCCATCGTCGACGAGGCGCACGCGCGCAAGCGCAAGGTGGCGGCGCACGCGCACGGGGCGGAAGGGGCGAAGCGGGCCATCCGCGCGGGAGTGGACTCCATCGAGCACGGCTCGATGCTGGACGACGAGGCGCTGGATTTGATGACGCGCAAGGGCACCTGGTACGTGCCCACGGCGATGGCCTTCCAGGGCGTGAAGGAGCGGGCGGACCAGGGGAAGATGCCGGAGGAGAACATCCGCAAGGTGCGCGCGGTGGACGAGGCGCGGAAGCAGGCGCTGCGCAAGGCGATTGCGAAGGGCGTGCGGATTGCCTTCGGCACGGACGCGGGCGTCTTCGCGCACGGGCGCAACGCGGGTGAGTTCGCGCTGATGGTGGAGGCGGGGCTGCCCGCGGCCGAGGCGCTGCGCGCGGCGACGGTGAACGCGGCGGAATTGCTGGGCGTGTCCGCGACGCTGGGCACGCTGGAGCCCGGGAAGCTGGCGGACGTGGTGGCGGTGCCGGGCAACCCGCTCCAGGACATCCGCAAGACGGAGGCCGTCTTCTTCGTGATGAAGGAGGGCGTCATCCACCGGCACGACACGGCGACGGTGGCGCCGAACGCGGCGCGCTGA
- a CDS encoding GNAT family N-acetyltransferase codes for MSLLRRATRDDNAALLELFGAVPMQGELVLSTQRAPDYFSLFDMQRGDAEVWVHGEGGPLDGMGAIHVRDGWLEGRPCRVGYLGDLRTRFAARRARGLARYFGPVLEETAQRLGVDTFLTAVMASNATALQALVRRRPGREAQPHYALLRRFSAVSIQFLLRRRPRPSPFTVRRATPGDVPALATLLDEDHRARPFGYRYDTGELEHRFARWPGLRVEDTYLAFDSGGRLVGCTSAWNPEAVKRYRVHAYRGGMRWVRLGWNAMASVVRAPRLPAPGSDFRYFYLCNTSVRGEDPAIFRALLERVYADFHGQGFHFFTLYQGEDDALAPALKGFLQRRLDFHLYAVTPASRPRDTFPPGRTGFEICLP; via the coding sequence ATGAGCCTGCTCCGACGCGCCACCCGTGATGACAATGCCGCGCTGCTCGAGTTGTTCGGCGCGGTGCCCATGCAGGGCGAGCTGGTCCTCTCCACCCAGCGCGCCCCCGACTACTTCTCCCTCTTCGACATGCAGCGCGGTGACGCCGAGGTCTGGGTCCACGGCGAGGGCGGCCCGCTCGACGGCATGGGCGCCATCCACGTGCGGGACGGCTGGCTCGAAGGCCGCCCCTGCCGCGTGGGGTACCTGGGCGACCTGCGCACCCGCTTCGCCGCGCGCCGTGCACGCGGCCTCGCCCGCTACTTCGGCCCCGTGCTCGAGGAGACCGCGCAGCGCCTGGGCGTGGACACCTTCCTCACCGCCGTCATGGCCTCCAATGCCACCGCCCTCCAGGCGCTCGTGCGCAGGCGGCCCGGACGCGAGGCCCAGCCCCACTACGCCCTGCTCCGCCGCTTCTCCGCCGTCTCCATCCAGTTCCTCCTGCGTCGCCGCCCACGCCCCAGCCCCTTCACCGTCCGCCGCGCCACCCCCGGGGACGTGCCCGCCCTGGCCACGCTCCTCGACGAGGACCACCGCGCGCGCCCCTTCGGCTACCGCTACGACACCGGCGAGCTGGAGCACCGCTTCGCCCGGTGGCCGGGCCTGCGCGTGGAGGACACGTACCTCGCCTTCGACTCGGGCGGGCGGCTGGTGGGCTGCACCTCCGCGTGGAACCCGGAGGCGGTGAAGCGCTACCGCGTGCACGCGTACCGGGGCGGCATGCGCTGGGTGCGGCTCGGCTGGAATGCCATGGCGTCCGTGGTGCGGGCGCCGCGCCTCCCCGCGCCGGGCAGCGACTTCCGCTACTTCTACCTCTGCAACACCAGCGTGCGCGGCGAGGACCCCGCCATCTTCCGCGCCCTGCTGGAGCGCGTGTACGCGGACTTCCACGGCCAGGGCTTCCACTTCTTCACCCTCTACCAGGGTGAGGACGACGCGCTGGCTCCGGCGCTGAAGGGCTTCCTCCAGCGCCGGCTCGACTTCCACCTCTACGCCGTGACGCCCGCCTCGCGCCCGCGCGACACCTTCCCGCCCGGACGCACCGGCTTCGAAATCTGCCTGCCGTAG
- a CDS encoding phosphatase PAP2 family protein, whose product MRELLLRLNRHFAGRLATTVVVLMGTFQCYWWLNANLPPRFDLSLPVDSAIPFLPWTYAVYTSFFVFPLVAAWALEAEEYVRMLGAVLVVNALCYLGFFLFTSHFPRPSVESIESLYWREQFRVMWSQDLPGNTFPSLHVAVTVLGALRLRHRRAGVLWLVWAGLISLSTLTVKQHFVVDVVGGVAVALAAHAVFFRRWSVGGADAGTPVGAVKVPGEVRP is encoded by the coding sequence ATGCGGGAGCTGTTGCTGCGCCTCAACCGCCACTTCGCTGGCCGCCTGGCCACCACGGTGGTGGTGTTGATGGGGACCTTCCAGTGCTACTGGTGGCTGAACGCGAACCTGCCGCCGCGCTTCGACTTGTCCCTGCCGGTGGATTCGGCCATCCCGTTCCTGCCGTGGACGTACGCCGTCTATACGTCCTTCTTCGTCTTCCCGCTCGTGGCGGCCTGGGCGCTGGAGGCCGAGGAGTACGTGCGGATGCTGGGCGCGGTGCTGGTGGTGAATGCGCTGTGCTACCTGGGCTTCTTCCTCTTCACCTCGCACTTCCCGCGCCCGTCGGTGGAGTCGATTGAGTCGCTCTACTGGCGCGAGCAGTTCCGGGTGATGTGGTCTCAGGATTTGCCGGGCAACACGTTCCCGAGTCTCCACGTCGCCGTCACCGTGCTCGGGGCGCTGCGGCTGCGGCACCGGCGCGCGGGTGTGCTGTGGCTGGTGTGGGCCGGGCTCATCTCGCTGTCCACGCTCACCGTGAAGCAGCACTTCGTGGTGGATGTGGTGGGCGGCGTGGCGGTGGCGCTCGCGGCGCATGCGGTGTTCTTCCGGCGGTGGTCCGTGGGTGGAGCGGACGCCGGGACACCCGTGGGCGCGGTGAAGGTGCCGGGCGAGGTCCGCCCGTGA
- a CDS encoding fatty acid desaturase: MSGAPVDIPAPPGRLNVVLALGIVGGGVALQWLASRAEGWPGVLGAGVAFSFLFLPLYSLLHESEHRVFHSRPVVNEGFGLLLAAFFPGPFSFLRACHLGHHRRNRSDAEMFDLYYPGDDVRRKRVIFYSLYLGGFWLLVPLAMAVVLVAPGALRGRLVKDPSAVAMVEGVPESFMRRIRLECVGVVLLHVGLVLGLGLSPGRYLLLYALFGLNWSAQQYVTHAHSPRHVLDGAHNLRAHPLYESLLLHFNWHLAHHQHPRVPWLYLPRHDDPTRERPGYLTAFLRFWRGPKPVGPVSVGDSASSAG; the protein is encoded by the coding sequence GTGAGTGGCGCACCCGTGGACATTCCCGCTCCGCCGGGGCGGCTCAACGTGGTGCTCGCGCTGGGCATCGTCGGTGGGGGCGTGGCGCTTCAGTGGCTGGCCTCACGCGCGGAGGGCTGGCCCGGAGTGCTCGGCGCGGGAGTGGCCTTCTCGTTCCTGTTCCTGCCGCTGTACTCGCTGCTGCACGAGTCCGAGCACCGCGTGTTCCACTCGAGGCCGGTGGTCAACGAGGGCTTCGGCCTGTTGCTGGCGGCGTTCTTCCCCGGGCCGTTCTCCTTCCTGCGCGCGTGTCACCTGGGGCACCACCGCCGCAACCGCAGCGACGCGGAGATGTTCGACCTGTACTACCCGGGAGACGATGTGCGGAGAAAGCGCGTCATCTTCTACTCGCTCTACCTGGGAGGCTTCTGGCTGCTGGTGCCCCTGGCGATGGCGGTGGTGCTGGTGGCTCCTGGGGCGCTGCGCGGAAGGCTGGTGAAGGACCCCTCCGCCGTGGCCATGGTGGAGGGCGTCCCCGAGTCCTTCATGCGCCGCATCCGCCTGGAGTGTGTCGGCGTGGTGCTGCTGCACGTGGGACTGGTGCTCGGGCTGGGGCTGTCGCCTGGGCGGTACCTGCTGCTGTATGCGCTCTTCGGGCTCAACTGGTCGGCGCAGCAGTACGTCACGCATGCGCACAGTCCGAGGCATGTGCTGGATGGGGCGCACAACCTGCGGGCCCATCCGCTGTACGAGTCCCTGTTGCTGCACTTCAACTGGCACCTGGCGCACCACCAGCATCCGCGCGTGCCGTGGCTGTACCTTCCGCGCCACGACGACCCGACCCGCGAGCGGCCGGGATACCTCACGGCCTTCCTGCGCTTCTGGCGCGGGCCGAAGCCCGTGGGGCCGGTGTCCGTGGGTGACTCGGCCTCGTCAGCGGGCTGA
- a CDS encoding DUF2277 domain-containing protein, translated as MCRNIKPLFNFEPPATDDDIRAAALQFVRKIASTRKPSKQNTDAFDIAVEEIYQSSKRMLEGLVATTPPRSRARFEELKRLRFKKASER; from the coding sequence ATGTGCCGGAACATCAAGCCGCTGTTCAACTTCGAGCCTCCCGCCACGGATGACGACATCCGCGCGGCGGCGTTGCAGTTCGTCCGGAAGATCGCCAGCACGCGCAAGCCGTCGAAGCAGAACACCGACGCCTTCGACATCGCCGTGGAGGAGATCTACCAGAGCTCGAAGCGCATGCTCGAGGGGCTGGTGGCGACGACTCCGCCGCGCAGCAGGGCTCGCTTCGAGGAGTTGAAGCGACTTCGCTTCAAGAAGGCCTCGGAACGCTGA
- a CDS encoding GNAT family N-acetyltransferase: MSSSSSPRTCLVTDRAELEQILQLQAANLRDHVAPEQAAREGFVTVAHTLDVLEKMHALAPSVIAKDGGKVAGYALVMPVGARAFVPILDPMFQLLETLSWRGRPLHEWGYYVMGQVCVAEEYRGQGVFDALYREHCVSYADRFACTVTEVSTSNTRSLRAHARVGFETLQTYRDATDEWAVMALSLRDSAR; the protein is encoded by the coding sequence ATGTCCTCTTCGTCTTCGCCCCGGACCTGTCTCGTCACCGACCGCGCGGAGCTGGAGCAGATTCTCCAGCTCCAGGCCGCCAACCTGCGCGACCACGTCGCTCCGGAGCAGGCCGCGCGCGAGGGCTTCGTCACGGTGGCCCACACGCTGGACGTGCTGGAGAAGATGCACGCGCTCGCGCCGAGCGTCATCGCGAAGGATGGCGGGAAGGTCGCTGGCTATGCGCTGGTGATGCCAGTGGGCGCGCGCGCCTTCGTCCCCATCCTGGACCCCATGTTCCAGCTCCTGGAGACGCTGAGCTGGCGCGGACGGCCGCTGCACGAGTGGGGCTACTACGTCATGGGACAGGTGTGCGTGGCCGAGGAGTACCGGGGCCAGGGCGTGTTCGATGCGCTCTACCGCGAGCACTGCGTCAGCTACGCGGACCGCTTTGCCTGTACGGTGACGGAGGTGTCCACGAGCAACACGCGCTCGCTCCGGGCCCACGCCCGCGTCGGCTTCGAGACGCTCCAGACGTACCGGGACGCCACGGACGAGTGGGCGGTGATGGCGTTGAGCCTGCGTGACAGTGCTCGCTAG